The following proteins are encoded in a genomic region of Stutzerimonas balearica DSM 6083:
- a CDS encoding helix-turn-helix domain-containing protein — protein MALDPRLRFGLKLIEIRKTRGWSQERLALESGLARSYLGGVERGQRNIALLNIFKLAEALGVEPSVLLEAPAAGQEAAP, from the coding sequence ATGGCCCTTGATCCCCGACTACGCTTCGGCCTGAAGCTGATAGAAATCAGAAAGACCAGAGGGTGGTCGCAAGAACGCCTAGCACTGGAAAGTGGCTTGGCACGCAGCTATCTGGGGGGTGTTGAGCGTGGGCAGCGCAACATCGCATTGCTCAACATCTTCAAGCTGGCCGAGGCGCTGGGGGTGGAGCCTTCAGTACTGCTGGAGGCGCCGGCGGCTGGACAGGAGGCTGCACCGTAA